One genomic segment of Halopiger aswanensis includes these proteins:
- a CDS encoding multicopper oxidase family protein — translation MNDRAGGPRPAISRRELCIAAGGTGISALAGCSTENTNPPQAKNATTITDHSSPDLEKWVDEVPRPGVAKPSGTKDGHPRYEIAMREVEQKLHRDLPATTVWGYDGQFPGPTIEAEQGEPIYVRWTNDLPDEHLLPEDTTIHSDIIPYDTPGVRTVTHLHGGNVESESDGHAQAWFTRDFQRTGPEFEKKDYYYVNDQPPATLWYHDHSLGITRLNVYAGLAGFYLLRSEHERSLGLPEDEYEIPLVLQDRSFEEDGSLFYPTAVSDEQGGGDDSHPDPSIVPQFYGDTSVVNGKVWPRLSVKPKSYRFRLLNGSNSRFYSLKLLQYDESSDEIGGDGPPFVQIGNDGGLLSSPIKLDDRLELGASQRADVVVDFTKYAGETLLLHNDAPAQYRGKMSSSDDDIVPLPEIMLVDVGDAGDTRDADQLPDNLTQVPEIPVESVDNERYLTLNGGANDDYGRQLHLLGTAQKPDGLELDDPVTEEPALGDTEIWSFANRSAMSHPMHLHLVHFQVLGRQPIGDYDPAEDKINLDALEEPAPYEHGWNDVVTVNPAEVVHVVVHFGEYDGVFNDQTGSYMWHCHMIEHEDHDMMRPLKVRPRADDADTRTE, via the coding sequence ATGAATGATCGCGCTGGAGGACCTCGACCAGCGATATCGCGCCGTGAGCTCTGCATCGCAGCCGGTGGCACGGGTATCTCAGCTCTCGCAGGCTGTTCGACTGAGAATACAAATCCACCCCAAGCCAAGAACGCGACGACGATAACTGACCACTCGTCGCCAGACCTCGAGAAGTGGGTCGATGAGGTCCCCCGACCGGGTGTCGCGAAACCGTCCGGAACGAAGGACGGGCACCCCCGGTACGAGATAGCGATGCGCGAGGTCGAGCAGAAGCTACATCGCGACCTCCCAGCGACGACCGTCTGGGGCTACGACGGGCAGTTCCCAGGCCCAACGATCGAAGCCGAACAGGGCGAACCGATCTATGTCCGCTGGACGAACGACCTCCCGGACGAGCATCTCCTGCCCGAAGACACGACGATTCACAGCGACATCATTCCGTACGATACGCCGGGTGTACGGACCGTAACGCATCTCCACGGTGGAAACGTCGAGTCCGAGAGCGACGGTCACGCGCAGGCGTGGTTCACTCGAGACTTTCAGAGGACGGGCCCTGAGTTCGAGAAGAAAGACTACTACTACGTAAACGACCAGCCGCCGGCGACGCTGTGGTATCACGACCACTCGCTCGGTATTACGCGATTAAACGTCTATGCCGGGCTGGCGGGATTCTATCTCTTGCGGAGCGAACACGAACGGAGTCTCGGTCTTCCCGAGGACGAGTACGAGATTCCGCTTGTGCTACAGGATCGGAGTTTCGAGGAGGACGGATCGTTGTTCTATCCGACGGCCGTCTCGGACGAGCAAGGCGGCGGAGACGATTCGCACCCCGACCCGAGTATCGTTCCGCAGTTCTACGGCGATACGTCGGTTGTCAACGGGAAGGTCTGGCCTCGACTCTCCGTCAAACCTAAATCGTATCGATTTCGGCTCCTCAACGGCTCAAACAGCCGGTTTTATAGCCTCAAACTACTCCAGTACGATGAGTCGTCCGATGAGATCGGCGGCGACGGACCACCGTTTGTCCAGATAGGGAACGACGGGGGCCTCCTCTCTAGTCCGATCAAGCTCGACGACCGCCTCGAGCTCGGCGCGAGTCAGCGTGCCGATGTCGTCGTCGACTTCACCAAGTATGCTGGAGAGACGCTACTGCTCCACAACGACGCGCCCGCTCAGTACCGCGGTAAGATGAGTTCGTCCGATGACGACATCGTCCCGCTTCCCGAGATCATGCTTGTAGACGTGGGCGACGCGGGAGACACACGAGACGCCGATCAACTGCCAGACAATTTGACGCAGGTCCCTGAAATACCCGTGGAGTCAGTCGACAATGAGCGGTATCTCACGCTCAATGGCGGCGCAAATGACGACTACGGGCGACAGCTTCACTTGCTCGGAACCGCTCAGAAGCCGGATGGCCTCGAACTTGACGACCCGGTGACCGAGGAGCCCGCGCTCGGTGATACCGAGATCTGGAGTTTCGCCAACCGAAGCGCGATGTCCCATCCGATGCATCTCCACCTCGTGCATTTCCAGGTGCTGGGACGACAGCCGATCGGGGACTACGATCCGGCCGAAGACAAGATCAATCTGGACGCACTCGAGGAACCTGCACCGTATGAACACGGGTGGAACGACGTGGTCACTGTGAACCCCGCCGAAGTCGTCCACGTTGTTGTCCACTTTGGAGAGTACGACGGGGTATTCAACGATCAGACGGGCAGTTATATGTGGCATTGCCATATGATCGAGCACGAAGATCACGATATGATGCGCCCGCTCAAAGTTCGACCCCGTGCAGACGATGCTGACACTCGTACTGAATAG
- a CDS encoding IclR family transcriptional regulator has product MAKQTAKTTKRSLEVINTIQKLGGATLEELTDELAISRSAVHLHLRTLLEEGYLTKEGAVYHIGLRFLNHGEYARSRKTAYTLAKQTVTELSDRIDEEVEFVVENDNRGILVHESFHPDSQFPSKERHISDAPTSAGIYYYLHSVATGKAILAEFPDERVEAVLDDWGLPRQTEHTITDRNELIRELEQIRDRGVAFADEEYVDGLREVGRRVTGPDGSVLGAIAIIGPKYRFTDERYTTELPEILTEHVDDLEAEIEESYLDDYR; this is encoded by the coding sequence ATGGCCAAACAGACGGCGAAAACCACGAAACGATCACTGGAGGTTATCAATACAATCCAGAAATTAGGCGGTGCGACACTCGAGGAACTGACCGACGAATTGGCGATCTCGAGAAGTGCGGTTCACCTCCATCTCCGAACCCTCCTCGAAGAAGGATATCTCACGAAGGAGGGCGCGGTATATCACATCGGGTTACGATTCCTCAACCACGGCGAGTATGCACGCTCACGCAAGACGGCGTACACACTGGCGAAGCAGACGGTAACAGAACTTTCCGACCGAATCGACGAGGAGGTCGAATTCGTCGTCGAAAACGATAATCGCGGCATTCTCGTCCACGAATCGTTTCATCCAGATAGTCAGTTCCCGTCCAAAGAACGACACATCTCCGATGCCCCAACCTCCGCCGGGATCTACTACTATCTCCACAGCGTCGCCACCGGCAAGGCAATTCTCGCTGAGTTCCCCGACGAGCGCGTCGAGGCGGTACTGGACGACTGGGGACTCCCTCGACAGACGGAACACACCATCACGGATCGGAACGAACTCATCCGGGAACTTGAGCAGATTCGCGATCGAGGCGTCGCGTTCGCCGACGAAGAGTACGTCGACGGTCTCAGAGAAGTCGGGCGACGTGTGACTGGTCCTGACGGGAGTGTTCTCGGTGCAATCGCCATCATCGGTCCGAAGTATCGTTTCACGGATGAACGGTACACCACCGAGTTGCCGGAGATCCTGACAGAACACGTCGACGACCTCGAGGCCGAGATCGAGGAGTCGTACTTGGACGATTACCGCTAA
- a CDS encoding deoxyhypusine synthase — MEENDSREHVVPGSDDELSTADVRGYDFRGEFDFHELIASYETTGFQATQLAEAVDIAERMQEAEATIYLTFTSNIISSGLREVVAYLVREGYVDVIITTSGSLTEDVIKTAKPFKMGEWDADEATLRDRGINRLGNIFVPSDRYVWLEEYLYDFFDDFFADEKVRTPTAFARELGETLDDEDSVLKQAADNDVPVYCPALTDAEVGNFLYYYRQGYDSEVGIEILDDYDSLIEDGLLAETTGLIAVGGGVPKHHAIMTNLFRGGADYVVYISTGMEGDGSLSGAPPNEAVSWGKIKDERTNYTQVEAEATLVFPLLVASAFTEQ, encoded by the coding sequence ATGGAGGAAAACGACTCTCGCGAGCACGTAGTTCCAGGAAGCGACGATGAACTATCGACAGCAGATGTCCGTGGATACGATTTCCGCGGGGAGTTCGACTTTCACGAGTTGATCGCGTCCTACGAGACGACAGGATTTCAGGCGACACAACTTGCCGAGGCCGTCGATATCGCCGAACGAATGCAGGAGGCGGAGGCGACGATCTACCTCACGTTTACCTCGAACATCATCTCTTCGGGACTGCGTGAAGTAGTCGCGTATCTTGTCCGCGAAGGGTACGTCGACGTGATCATCACCACGTCTGGGTCGCTCACCGAGGACGTCATCAAAACGGCAAAGCCGTTCAAGATGGGCGAGTGGGATGCTGACGAGGCGACGCTTCGCGACCGCGGCATCAACCGTCTCGGGAACATATTCGTGCCGTCCGACCGGTACGTGTGGCTCGAGGAGTACCTCTACGACTTCTTCGACGACTTCTTCGCGGACGAAAAGGTGCGCACGCCGACGGCGTTCGCACGAGAGCTCGGGGAGACGCTCGACGACGAGGATTCGGTCCTGAAACAGGCCGCGGACAACGATGTCCCCGTCTACTGTCCAGCGCTGACGGACGCCGAAGTCGGGAACTTCCTCTATTATTACAGACAAGGATACGATTCGGAGGTCGGGATCGAAATCCTGGACGACTACGATTCGCTCATCGAAGACGGCCTGCTCGCGGAGACGACGGGGTTGATCGCCGTCGGTGGCGGCGTTCCGAAACATCACGCGATCATGACGAATCTGTTCCGGGGCGGTGCGGACTACGTCGTCTACATTTCTACGGGGATGGAAGGAGACGGGTCGCTTTCGGGAGCGCCGCCGAACGAGGCAGTGTCGTGGGGGAAGATCAAAGACGAGCGAACGAACTACACGCAAGTCGAAGCCGAAGCAACCCTCGTGTTCCCGCTGTTAGTCGCGAGTGCGTTCACGGAGCAATAG
- a CDS encoding PAS domain S-box protein: protein MTPSPRSDKNSTADAAIRQQELVADLGRRAFETDDPNEFIDSTAAAVGDLLEAEFATVLESAPGDDRFLIRGGDGIDDDRIGTKTTASGRNTAHRTALMANDPVAVDLETSDRFDRPAFLPDQTISSVICASIGSTEGPWGVLAIYTTTDAVDDSDAAFVQSVANVLGSVVDRERANRRRDAEASLKDKIVETSPIGITIVDTDGEIRFANDRAEEIFGRSKERIDELRFDDPEWDEIGPDGHSLSSAELPFSRILESGEPLFDQVRGILRPDGQRVWLSISGAPLSDGDNDEIDGVVFAIEDISDRFERSRELERYETVVETAHEGIYVLDEERRFELVNDSFADLTPFSRAELQGRHASTVFGEEFASIEAEQWSDGSEGEPPTFEETINAGPDETRTVENRFVILDEDGDETRIGVVRDVTERNRMEAALREKERRFRTLSEHLEEVIWLTDADPAEYVYANPAYEDVFGHDRENLYDDGLSWLELVHSADRDRVREAYTALPDARFDEEFRIVRPDDEQRWIHARAVPVTDDDGTVQHIVGIDADVTARKERERKLEKYRTIIEAIDDGVYTVDDEGRFTVVNRAFAELTGYDREELLGARESLVVDDEVLERARDVADESSATKLEATIQTADGEAVPTETAVTTHVAESGTYRRIGVVRDVTERLAYQRRLEESERRYRTLVESFPNGVITMFDEELRYTFADGQILDEIDLPPDELEGQTIHDVYSDELVTELEPAFRAVFDGESTETDVSFRDRTWSVHIVPVRDDDGDVFAGMLVAVDVTDRDEYKRKLEESNERLEQFAYVASHDLQEPLRMVSSYLQLLESRYGDELDQDGEEFLEFAVDGAERMTEMIDGLLEYSRVDTRGESFELVDLDELLDEVLDDLQLRIEVTGAEITAESLPTVRGDASQLRRVLQNLVTNAITYSGDERPRIDIGTERRGRQCVLSVRDEGIGIDPDDQDRIFEIFQRLHTHEEHEGTGMGLTLARRIVERHGGRIWVESEPGEGSTFSLTLPLE from the coding sequence ATGACTCCCTCTCCTCGTTCGGATAAAAACTCGACGGCAGACGCCGCCATCCGACAGCAGGAACTCGTCGCGGACCTCGGTCGCCGGGCGTTCGAGACGGACGATCCGAACGAATTTATCGACAGCACCGCCGCGGCGGTCGGCGACCTACTCGAGGCCGAGTTCGCGACCGTTCTCGAATCGGCTCCGGGCGACGATCGGTTCCTGATCCGCGGCGGAGACGGGATCGACGACGATCGCATCGGAACGAAGACGACTGCATCCGGTCGCAATACCGCACACAGAACGGCGCTGATGGCGAACGACCCCGTCGCCGTCGACCTCGAAACCAGCGATCGGTTCGACCGGCCGGCGTTTCTCCCCGACCAGACGATCAGCAGCGTCATCTGCGCCAGTATCGGCTCGACGGAGGGGCCGTGGGGCGTCCTCGCTATCTACACGACGACGGACGCGGTCGACGACTCGGACGCGGCGTTCGTCCAGAGCGTCGCGAACGTCCTCGGTTCGGTCGTCGATCGGGAGCGAGCGAACCGGCGCAGAGACGCGGAGGCGTCCCTCAAGGACAAGATCGTCGAAACGAGTCCGATCGGCATCACGATCGTCGATACCGACGGCGAGATCCGCTTCGCAAACGATCGCGCCGAAGAAATCTTCGGTCGTAGTAAAGAGAGGATCGACGAGTTGCGGTTCGACGATCCCGAGTGGGACGAGATCGGTCCCGACGGCCATTCCCTTTCGTCGGCGGAGTTGCCGTTCTCCCGGATCCTCGAGTCGGGCGAGCCGCTCTTCGATCAGGTCCGCGGCATCTTGCGTCCGGACGGTCAGCGGGTGTGGCTCTCGATCAGCGGCGCGCCGCTCTCCGACGGTGACAACGACGAAATCGACGGCGTCGTCTTCGCGATCGAGGACATCTCCGATCGGTTCGAGCGCAGTCGAGAGCTCGAGCGGTACGAAACGGTCGTCGAAACGGCCCACGAGGGCATTTACGTCCTCGACGAGGAGCGTCGGTTCGAACTGGTCAACGATTCGTTCGCCGACCTGACCCCGTTCTCGCGGGCGGAACTGCAGGGGCGACACGCCTCGACGGTGTTCGGCGAGGAGTTCGCCTCCATCGAGGCCGAACAGTGGAGCGACGGAAGCGAGGGGGAACCACCGACGTTCGAGGAAACGATCAACGCCGGTCCGGACGAGACCCGGACGGTCGAGAACCGATTCGTTATTCTGGACGAGGACGGAGACGAAACGCGGATCGGTGTGGTCCGGGACGTAACCGAGCGCAACCGGATGGAGGCGGCGCTTCGGGAGAAGGAACGCCGATTCAGAACGCTCAGCGAACACCTCGAGGAGGTCATCTGGTTGACCGACGCGGACCCCGCGGAGTACGTCTATGCGAACCCAGCCTACGAGGACGTCTTCGGACACGACCGCGAAAACCTGTACGACGACGGGCTCTCGTGGCTCGAACTCGTCCACTCGGCGGATCGGGACCGGGTTCGTGAGGCCTACACCGCACTGCCGGACGCGCGGTTCGACGAGGAGTTTCGGATCGTCAGGCCGGACGACGAGCAGCGGTGGATTCACGCCCGGGCGGTCCCGGTCACCGACGACGACGGGACGGTCCAACACATCGTCGGAATCGACGCCGATGTCACGGCGCGGAAAGAACGCGAGCGGAAACTGGAGAAGTATCGAACGATCATCGAGGCGATCGACGACGGCGTTTACACGGTCGACGACGAGGGCCGATTCACCGTCGTCAATCGGGCGTTCGCCGAACTGACCGGCTACGACCGCGAGGAACTGCTCGGCGCACGCGAGTCGCTCGTCGTCGACGACGAGGTACTCGAACGCGCTCGAGACGTCGCCGACGAGTCGAGCGCGACGAAACTGGAGGCAACGATCCAGACGGCCGACGGCGAGGCGGTCCCCACCGAGACGGCGGTGACGACCCACGTCGCCGAATCCGGGACGTACCGCCGGATCGGCGTCGTCAGGGACGTCACCGAGCGGCTCGCGTATCAACGCAGGCTCGAGGAGAGCGAACGGCGCTACCGGACGCTGGTCGAGAGCTTCCCGAACGGCGTGATCACGATGTTCGACGAGGAACTCCGGTATACCTTCGCGGACGGGCAAATCCTCGACGAGATTGATCTTCCCCCCGACGAACTCGAAGGACAGACGATCCACGACGTCTACTCCGACGAACTCGTCACCGAACTCGAACCGGCGTTCCGGGCCGTCTTCGACGGTGAATCGACCGAAACGGACGTCTCGTTTCGCGATCGCACCTGGAGCGTCCACATCGTTCCCGTCAGGGACGACGACGGCGACGTGTTCGCGGGGATGCTCGTCGCGGTCGACGTCACCGACCGCGACGAGTACAAACGGAAACTCGAGGAGTCGAACGAGCGCTTAGAGCAGTTCGCCTACGTGGCGAGCCACGATCTGCAGGAACCGCTGCGCATGGTCTCGAGTTACTTGCAGCTGCTCGAGAGTCGCTACGGCGACGAGCTGGACCAGGACGGTGAGGAGTTCCTCGAGTTCGCGGTCGACGGCGCCGAACGGATGACGGAGATGATCGACGGGCTGCTCGAGTACTCCCGGGTCGATACGCGAGGGGAGTCGTTTGAGCTGGTCGACCTCGACGAACTGCTCGACGAGGTCCTCGACGACCTGCAGCTCCGGATCGAGGTGACCGGCGCGGAGATTACGGCGGAATCGTTGCCGACCGTTCGCGGCGACGCCAGCCAGTTGCGACGGGTGCTTCAGAATCTCGTCACCAACGCGATCACGTATAGCGGCGACGAGCGGCCCCGAATCGATATCGGGACCGAACGGCGTGGACGGCAGTGCGTTCTCTCGGTTCGAGACGAGGGGATCGGAATCGACCCCGACGATCAGGACCGGATCTTCGAGATCTTCCAGCGCTTGCACACGCACGAGGAACACGAGGGAACCGGGATGGGACTGACCCTCGCTCGACGGATCGTCGAACGGCACGGCGGCCGCATCTGGGTCGAGTCGGAACCCGGTGAGGGATCGACGTTCTCGCTCACGCTTCCGCTCGAGTGA
- a CDS encoding cobalamin-independent methionine synthase II family protein translates to MTTTDDRIRTTHIGSLPRPPALLELLEARQNDEPVDEGEWNETVAEATRDVVERQAEVGLDVVNNGEQSRVSFNWYVADRLSGIDGKREQDLWADLQEFPEYAEETFKTDVIDLSMQPVVDGPVEYTGHEEAGDELEEFSDALAAVDADFEGTFVTSASPSIVATTHVNEYYDSYEEFLFAVADAMQAEYELIAETGMTLQIDAPELLTIGQTAAYADEPLEDVKDATRLHVEALNEALENVPAEQVRLHTCWGSYEGPHHLDADLADLLPEIYEADITGLSVEQANPRHQHEYRAFAEQPLPDGWTLMPGVVDVKTNIIDHPETIADRLERVADAVDESTPIVAAPDCGFGTQAGLGMVHPEIAWAKLEALVEGAEIATERVY, encoded by the coding sequence ATGACAACCACCGACGACCGAATCCGCACGACGCACATCGGGAGCCTCCCGCGCCCGCCGGCGCTTCTCGAGCTCCTCGAGGCGCGGCAGAACGACGAACCGGTCGACGAGGGCGAGTGGAACGAAACCGTCGCGGAGGCCACACGGGACGTCGTCGAGCGACAGGCTGAGGTCGGACTCGACGTCGTCAACAACGGCGAACAGTCGCGGGTCTCGTTCAATTGGTACGTCGCAGACCGGTTGAGCGGTATCGACGGGAAGCGCGAGCAGGATCTCTGGGCGGACCTCCAGGAGTTCCCCGAGTACGCCGAGGAGACGTTCAAGACGGACGTCATCGATCTCTCGATGCAGCCCGTCGTCGACGGCCCCGTCGAGTACACCGGCCACGAGGAGGCCGGAGACGAACTCGAGGAATTCAGTGACGCGCTCGCGGCCGTCGACGCCGACTTCGAGGGGACGTTCGTGACCTCGGCGTCGCCGAGTATCGTCGCGACCACGCACGTCAACGAGTACTACGACTCCTACGAGGAGTTCCTCTTCGCCGTCGCGGACGCGATGCAGGCGGAGTACGAACTGATCGCCGAGACCGGGATGACCCTCCAGATCGACGCGCCCGAACTGCTCACCATCGGCCAGACGGCGGCCTACGCGGACGAACCGCTCGAGGACGTCAAGGACGCGACGCGCCTCCACGTCGAGGCGCTTAACGAGGCCCTCGAGAACGTTCCGGCAGAGCAAGTCCGCCTGCACACCTGCTGGGGGAGCTACGAGGGCCCCCACCACCTCGACGCGGACCTGGCCGACCTCCTGCCGGAGATCTACGAGGCCGACATCACCGGACTGAGCGTCGAACAGGCCAACCCCCGCCACCAGCACGAGTACCGCGCGTTCGCCGAACAGCCGCTTCCCGACGGCTGGACGCTGATGCCCGGCGTCGTCGACGTCAAGACGAACATTATCGACCACCCGGAGACGATCGCCGACCGCCTTGAGCGCGTCGCGGACGCGGTCGACGAGTCGACGCCGATCGTCGCCGCGCCCGACTGCGGCTTCGGTACGCAGGCGGGTCTCGGCATGGTCCACCCCGAAATCGCGTGGGCCAAACTCGAGGCGCTCGTCGAGGGCGCCGAGATCGCGACCGAGCGCGTCTACTGA
- a CDS encoding DUF1684 domain-containing protein, which yields MTTDWRHAIETQREEKDRYFGGDPHSPIPPDERESFDGLEYYQIGEEYRFELPLHECDDPERVTVGTSTDGEREYLRWGKFRFTVDGEDVALQAYKADPDDERLWVPFRDATSGDETYGAGRYLDLEDDAHRTDDGNWILDFNEAYNPTCAYSDRYECPLPPTENWLEVPIEAGEKAYH from the coding sequence ATGACCACCGATTGGCGGCACGCGATCGAAACGCAACGCGAGGAGAAAGACCGGTACTTCGGCGGCGATCCGCACTCGCCGATTCCGCCGGACGAGCGCGAGTCGTTCGACGGCCTCGAGTACTACCAGATCGGCGAGGAGTACCGGTTCGAACTACCGCTGCACGAGTGCGACGATCCCGAACGGGTCACCGTCGGAACGAGTACCGACGGCGAGCGAGAGTACCTTCGGTGGGGAAAGTTCCGCTTCACCGTCGACGGTGAGGACGTCGCGCTGCAGGCCTACAAGGCGGACCCCGACGACGAACGGCTCTGGGTCCCGTTCCGGGACGCGACCAGCGGCGACGAGACCTACGGCGCCGGTCGGTACCTCGACCTCGAGGACGACGCCCACCGGACGGACGACGGAAACTGGATCCTCGACTTCAACGAGGCGTACAATCCGACGTGCGCCTACTCGGACCGGTACGAGTGCCCGCTCCCGCCGACGGAAAACTGGCTCGAGGTCCCGATCGAGGCCGGCGAAAAGGCGTATCACTGA
- the trxA gene encoding thioredoxin, which yields MSESIDDERQRIRERKKRELQERLENGGSLDAADADETGDAPDDPIAITGQDHLDEVVAEHDVVLVDCYADWCGPCQMMEPTIEALAAETDAAVAKVDVDRHQRIAQQLGARGVPTLVLYADGQPVERMVGAQDRGTLQGLIEQHA from the coding sequence ATGAGCGAGTCCATCGACGACGAACGACAACGGATCCGCGAACGGAAGAAGCGAGAGTTGCAGGAACGCCTCGAGAACGGTGGGAGCCTCGACGCGGCCGACGCGGACGAGACGGGCGACGCGCCGGACGACCCGATCGCGATCACAGGTCAGGATCACCTTGACGAGGTCGTCGCGGAACACGACGTGGTCCTCGTGGACTGCTACGCCGACTGGTGTGGCCCCTGTCAGATGATGGAGCCGACGATCGAAGCGCTCGCCGCGGAGACCGACGCTGCGGTCGCGAAGGTCGACGTCGACCGACACCAGCGAATCGCCCAGCAACTGGGCGCCCGTGGGGTCCCTACGTTGGTACTCTACGCCGACGGCCAGCCGGTCGAACGCATGGTCGGTGCTCAGGACCGCGGGACGCTACAGGGCCTGATCGAGCAACACGCGTAA
- a CDS encoding SHOCT domain-containing protein, with protein sequence MTDPHETIGRYASRTTAFAAVLLVAATATASAQPHGSGAGGGMGSWGVFGGWMFLWPIVLLGLLALLIVWAGSRHRGDRIDRTDRPDRALEELRERYARGEFSDEEFERRRRNLQS encoded by the coding sequence ATGACGGACCCACACGAAACGATCGGACGGTATGCGAGCCGAACGACGGCCTTTGCCGCCGTCCTCCTCGTCGCCGCGACCGCGACGGCGTCCGCGCAGCCCCACGGCAGCGGTGCCGGCGGAGGGATGGGCAGTTGGGGAGTCTTCGGCGGCTGGATGTTCCTCTGGCCGATCGTCCTGCTCGGTCTGCTGGCCCTATTGATCGTCTGGGCCGGTAGTCGGCACAGAGGTGACCGAATCGACCGCACCGACCGACCCGACCGAGCGCTCGAGGAACTCCGCGAGCGCTACGCCCGCGGTGAGTTCTCGGACGAGGAGTTCGAACGACGACGACGCAACCTGCAATCGTAG
- a CDS encoding sulfurtransferase TusA family protein, translating to MTDTDDPDVTIDSKDASCPGPLMDLIGKVKTLDAGTVVELQTTERNSTTDVPEWLEEAGHDLVEIEERDDYWSIYLEVN from the coding sequence ATGACTGATACAGACGATCCGGACGTGACGATCGACTCGAAGGACGCATCGTGTCCCGGCCCGCTGATGGACCTCATCGGGAAGGTGAAGACCCTCGACGCCGGTACCGTGGTCGAACTCCAGACCACCGAACGGAACTCGACGACCGACGTTCCGGAGTGGCTCGAGGAAGCCGGCCACGACCTAGTCGAGATCGAGGAGCGCGACGACTACTGGAGTATCTACCTGGAGGTCAACTGA
- a CDS encoding NAD(P)/FAD-dependent oxidoreductase: MHRIAIVGGGTGGTVLANRLASELQTEIADGNVEVRLITADPNHVYKPTFLYVPFGKKTVDDAKRPIEELVDRRVTLTIDEVTDVDTDQNRLSLADRTTSLRYDQLVLATGANLEPEAVPGLAEGAHHFYGPDGAERLRDELADFTEGHLVLSVVGVPHMCPAAPVEFPLMVDDWLRERGRREDVEISYTYPINRAHGLESVADWATDLFEERDITLETFFNVDEVDPDAEVVETVEGTELEYDLLVAIPPHRGSDLVIDAGLGEDGWVDVDRHTLEATAAEDVYAIGDVADVPTSKAGSVAHYEAGVVADRIASRARGQTPTAIYDGKTVCFLEAGMDEATFIEFTYGEEPYVREPSKPLHWTKLGYNESYWLTARGLL; encoded by the coding sequence ATGCATCGAATCGCCATCGTCGGCGGCGGGACGGGCGGAACGGTCCTCGCGAACCGACTCGCGAGCGAATTACAGACGGAGATCGCGGACGGCAACGTCGAGGTCCGGCTGATCACGGCCGACCCGAACCACGTCTACAAGCCGACGTTCCTGTACGTACCCTTCGGGAAGAAGACGGTCGACGACGCGAAACGACCGATCGAGGAACTGGTCGACCGCCGCGTCACTCTGACGATCGACGAGGTCACCGACGTCGATACGGACCAGAACCGGCTCTCGCTGGCCGACCGGACGACCTCGCTGCGCTACGACCAGCTCGTGCTTGCGACCGGTGCGAACCTCGAGCCCGAAGCCGTCCCCGGGCTCGCCGAGGGCGCCCACCACTTCTACGGCCCCGACGGCGCCGAGCGGCTCCGGGACGAACTGGCCGACTTCACCGAGGGTCACCTCGTCCTGAGCGTCGTCGGCGTCCCGCACATGTGCCCGGCGGCGCCCGTCGAGTTCCCGCTGATGGTCGACGACTGGCTCCGCGAACGGGGTCGTCGCGAGGACGTCGAGATCTCCTACACGTACCCAATTAACCGCGCCCACGGCCTCGAGTCGGTCGCCGACTGGGCGACCGACCTGTTCGAGGAGCGCGACATCACCCTCGAGACGTTCTTCAACGTCGACGAGGTCGATCCAGACGCGGAAGTCGTCGAAACCGTCGAAGGGACGGAACTCGAGTACGACCTGCTCGTGGCCATCCCGCCCCACCGGGGCAGCGACCTCGTGATCGACGCGGGGCTGGGCGAGGACGGCTGGGTCGACGTCGACAGACACACGCTCGAGGCGACGGCAGCCGAGGACGTCTACGCGATCGGTGACGTCGCGGACGTCCCGACGAGCAAGGCCGGCAGCGTCGCTCACTACGAGGCCGGCGTCGTCGCCGATCGGATCGCCAGCCGCGCCCGCGGGCAGACGCCGACGGCGATCTACGACGGAAAGACGGTCTGCTTCCTCGAGGCCGGCATGGACGAGGCCACGTTCATCGAGTTCACTTACGGCGAGGAGCCCTACGTCCGCGAACCGTCGAAACCGCTCCACTGGACGAAGCTTGGCTACAACGAGTCCTACTGGCTCACCGCACGGGGGTTGCTATAG